One Glycine max cultivar Williams 82 chromosome 4, Glycine_max_v4.0, whole genome shotgun sequence DNA segment encodes these proteins:
- the LOC100797091 gene encoding B3 domain-containing protein At5g42700 — protein sequence MVAAIAYEESRRKRVEENRKRMEALNLPLLSQALHKSPSPKSSPLKQVKNRTIQKELVVVRRSSRVANLPTPVYKEVVVDRVTIPRRTLGRPYNRHRDYANRVYASDEAREEALEKAETLMSGLESEHPAFIKSMLQSHISGGFWLGLPVHFCKSNLPKGDEVMTLIDEDGNEYPTIYLARKTGLSGGWKGFAVGHDLADGDAVIFQLIKHTAFKVYIIRANSPPEDK from the exons ATGGTGGCAGCAATAGCATACGAGGAGAGTCGTCGCAAGAGAGTGGAAGAGAACAGAAAGAGGATGGAAGCCCTCAATCTCCCCCTCCTCTCTCAAGCTCTTCACAAATCCCCTTCTCCCAAATCCTCAccg CTGAAGCAGGTCAAGAATCGCACCATTCAGAAAGAGTTGGTTGTTGTCCGAAGGTCTAGCCGTGTGGCAAATTTGCCCACTCCTGTTTACAAAGAA GTGGTTGTTGATCGCGTGACAATACCTAGAAG AACCCTTGGTAGACCTTACAATAGACACAGGGATTATGCCAATAGGGTATATGCTTCTGATGAAGCCAGAGAGGAAGCATTGGAGAAAGCAGAAACCTTAATGTCGGGTCTAGAATCTGAACATCCAGCCTTCATAAAGTCAATGCTACAATCCCACATCAGCGGGGGATTCTGGCTG GGCCTTCCAGTCCATTTCTGCAAGAGCAATCTTCCAAAAGGGGACGAAGTGATGACTTTGATTGATGAGGATGGGAATGAGTATCCAACAATATATTTGGCACGAAAAACAGGACTTAGTGGTGGATGGAAAGGTTTTGCGGTTGGTCATGACCTAGCTGACGGAGATGctgtaatttttcaattaattaagcaCACTGCATTCAAG